The Podospora pseudopauciseta strain CBS 411.78 chromosome 2 map unlocalized CBS411.78m_2, whole genome shotgun sequence genome has a window encoding:
- a CDS encoding uncharacterized protein (EggNog:ENOG503P6EW), whose amino-acid sequence MREMEFAGLQPQKLAPAGRPITVGLYDREWKWSSSYPQLSRCQRMAAPVRPDPQVQMLPSAAADRPFPIGAFARSSPSVLNSPNCPQNTADKASGTAPEDVFERKATDATTHRSTPSARHFSNRARSISCWEGVTGPFCFNKLYSPRYSQASSVDHSNQPAHIMASLTDNNNNNKPGLTVETTSMSRLSTKTSQETLTPEPFPTLTEKDTSASRLSDLSTPATTHRLNPFDTDIEAMITNENSHKRSAECTKGGTDCQVWPGQDHWKRKAKAAKKNRRACNCLAGLSKRNRILVKILLIFLIVGIAVGVGFGVSKPLGAGIWRSETQNS is encoded by the exons ATGCGGGAGATGGAGTTTGCAGGTTTGCAACCCCAGAAGCTAGCGCCAGCCGGTCGGCCAATCACAGTGGGGCTGTATGACCGAGAATGGAAGTGGAGCTCGAGCTATCCACAGCTTAGCAGGTGCCAGCGAATGGCAGCCCCGGTCAGGCCAGACCCCCAGGTCCAAATGCTGCCAAGTGCTGCCGCTGACCGCCCCTTTCCCATTGGTGCATTCGCCAGGAG CTCTCCCTCCGtcctcaacagccccaaTTGCCCTCAAAACACCGCTGACAAGGCGAGTGGAACGGCCCCCGAGGACGTTTTTGAGAGGAAGGCGACGGATGCCACAACACACCGTTCGACACCATCTGCCAGACATTTCTCCAACCGAGCCCGCTCAATCTCCTGCTGGGAAGGGGTCACGGGCCCTTTTTGCTTCAACAAGCTCTATTCACCTCGGTATTCACAAGCATCGTCAGTCGACCATTCTAATC AACCAGCACACATCATGGCTTCTCTAACagataacaacaacaacaacaagccgGGCTTGACCGTCGAGACGACGTCAATGTCCCGGCTGTCTACCAAGACTTCTCAAGAGACACTCACACCCGAACCATTCCCAACATTGACCGAGAAGGACACGTCAGCGTCGCGACTCTCGGACTTGTCTACACCAGCTACCACTCACCGATTAAACCCCTTCGACACCGATATCGAGGCCATGATCACCAACGAGAACAGCCACAAAAGATCAGCCGAGTGCACAAAGGGAGGAACCGATTGCCAAGTTTGGCCCGGGCAAGATCACTGGAAGCGAAAAGCCAAGGCCGCCAAAAAGAATCGGCGCGCCTGCAACTGCCTCGCCGGCCTCAGCAAACGGAACCGAATTCTCGTCAAGATCCTactcatcttcctcatcgtcgGCATTGCAGTCGGTGTAGGGTTTGGAGTCAGCAAGCCTCTCGGCGCGGGCATCTGGCGCAGCGAGACCCAGAATAGCTAA
- a CDS encoding uncharacterized protein (COG:C; EggNog:ENOG503Q4ND): MAHHSDNGVNPLRPYYIPPSIGEPPESLPTPPGPKAFAQAGNSTGQYATKARDLFSDIDYKNYIAEPSPSVVQTVKEVLDELLWKYSSVLMAQPFDVAKTIMQVRKQDDLGGLAAAAEEAEEARRQQAQAAAAAAANPWNTQFDDEEQAHDSDSDADEMAYFTSNQPRTPSPTATRGRPNPMTPLDTPRTPGKPAPVPVHQLAIRTPDSVLEVIAQLWQKEGAWGVWKGSNVTFIYSVLHSLLENWSRSLLSALLNVPDLGVKNDADRLIDIAAPYPWASLCVAAAAAVVTGLILSPLDLIRTRMIITSTSRASRRTLTALRSLPSYFCPSAVFFPTVLHSLVHPLLTLSTPLVLRTQFMIDREIAPASFSIAKFCSSAVALCIKLPLETVLRRGQVAVLNTSEYLQALEAPPPVKGKKSAVAPPESLETIVPVGKYNGVFGTMYSIVNEEGSHAVVKPSKVVETARGRKKGGKQAKEQQSISETVYRRGQGLNGLARGWNVNWWGLVGLWVAGVMGAGGDGEF, translated from the exons ATGGCTCACCACAGTGACAACGGGGTCAATCCCCTGAGACCCTACTACATTCCCCCTTCGATCGGCGAACCTCCCGAATCCCTCCCCACACCACCCGGCCCAAAAGCCTTCGCCCAAGCCGGCAACTCAACCGGCCAGTATGCTACTAAGGCACGCGACCTCTTTTCCGACATCGACTACAAGAACTACATAGCCGAGCCTTCGCCATCAGTTGTACAGACAGTCAAGGAGGTGCTGGACGAGCTGCTGTGGAAGTACTCGTCGGTGCTGATGGCCCAACCCTTCGATGTGGCCAAGACCATCATGCAAGTCAGGAAACAGGATGATTTGGGAGGACTAGCAGCTGCCGCTgaggaagcagaggaggCAAGGCGACAGCAAGCACAAGcagcggctgctgctgctgcgaacCCGTGGAATACTCAGTTTGACGACGAG GAACAAGCCCACGACTCAGACTCGGATGCCGATGAAATGGCATATTTCACCTCAAATCAACCACgaactccctctccaacagcTACCCGCGGGAGACCGAACCCAATGACCCCACTTGATACCCCACGAACGCCTGGAAAGCCAGCCCCTGTACCGGTACATCAACTGGCCATTCGAACCCCCGACTCTGTGTTGGAAGTTATCGCACAGCTATGGCAGAAGGAAGGTGCGTGGGGTGTTTGGAAGGGTTCAAACGTGACCTTTATCTACTCGGTACTCCACTCGTTACTGGAGAACTGGTCCAGGAGTCTACTCAGCGCCCTTCTCAACGTACCAGACCTCGGCGTCAAGAACGATGCGGACCGGTTGATTGATATCGCTGCACCATATCCATGGGCCTCTCTTTGTGTGGCTGCCGCCGCGGCGGTTGTTACTGGCCTGATCCTCTCTCCCCTGGATCTGATCCGCACACG CATGATTATCACATCCACCTCTCGCGCTTCCAGGCGCACCTTGACCGCCCTCCGCAGCCTCCCCTCCTACTTCTGCCCCTCCGCCGTCTTTTTCCCAACGGTCCTCCACTCCCTcgtccaccctctccttACCCTTTCAACACCCCTTGTTCTCCGAACACAATTCATGATCGACAGGGAGATTGCTCCCGCGAGCTTCTCCATCGCCAAATTCTGCTCCTCGGCTGTAGCGCTGTGCATCAAGCTCCCACTCGAGACGGTCCTCCGCAGAGGTCAGGTCGCGGTCCTCAACACATCAGAGTACCTCCAAGCTCTCGAGGCGCCTCCTCCtgtcaagggcaagaagagTGCTGTGGCACCGCCAGAAAGTCTGGAGACTATTGTCCCTGTTGGGAAATACAATGGTGTGTTTGGGACGATGTACAGTATTGTCAATGAGGAGGGGTCGCATGCTGTTGTTAAGCCTtcgaaggtggtggagacagcgaggggaaggaagaagggggggaagcaGGCAAAGGAGCAGCAGTCGATTTCGGAGACGGTGTATAGACGGGGTCAGGGGTTGAATGGGTTGGCGAGGGGTTGGAATGTGAATTGGTGGGGGCTGGTTGGGCTTTGGGTtgcgggggtgatgggggctggtggggatggggaattttaa
- the YAH1 gene encoding mitochondrial matrix iron-sulfur protein (COG:C; EggNog:ENOG503P2DF): MSTQRIFASVLPRLRVASSKNATTSLAQQAQQLRCYSRPTATLRPSGPARSSVLSSAAASAPRRVCVPTTSSAQPRTLSTSASLFHGHVDTPKPGEELWVTFIDKEGVETKIAVCKGDNLLDIAQAHDLEMEGACGGSCACSTCHVIVEDPDYYDKMPEPDDDENDMLDLAFGLTETSRLGCQVIMTPELDGLRVKLPSMTRNLQSSDFN, encoded by the exons ATGTCGACCCAAAGAATTTTTGCCAGCGTCCTCCCGAGACTAAGGGTTGCCTCCAGCAAGAATGCGACAACTTCCCTTGCACAACAGGCACAACAGCTCCGGTGCTACAGCAGGCCGACCGCCACCTTGAGACCTTCCGGTCCGGCCCGGTCCTCGGTGCTCTCCTCCGCCGCTGCCTCCGCCCCTCGCCGTGTATGTGTACCGACCACATCCTCCGCTCAACCTCGCACCTTGTCCACCTCAGCCTCACTTTTCCATGGTCATGTCGACACCCCAAAGCCAGGTGAAGA GCTTTGGGTAACCTTCATCGAcaaggagggtgttgagacTAAGATTGCCGTTTGCAAGGGCGACAACCTCTTGGATATTGCCCAGGCTCATGatttggagatggagggtgCCTGTGGCGGTTCCTGCGCCTGCTCGACATGCCACGTCATTGTTGAGGACCCTGACTACTACGACAAGATGCCCGAgccggatgatgatgagaacgACATGCTCGATCTTGCCTTCGGTCTTACTGAGACCAGTCGGCTGGGCTGCCAGGTCATCATGACTCCCGAGCTGGATGGCCTCCGGGTCAAGCTCCCCTCCATGACAAGGAACCTTCAGTCGAGCGACTTCAACTAA
- the RRP15 gene encoding pre-60S ribosomal particles component (EggNog:ENOG503P20N; COG:S; BUSCO:EOG092653LT): MAGSSLKKRSFSDGPKGKAQRPTKKQRQVAAYHSSSEEEDSENDEGGAIPSNLLDSDEEDLDNLEADDGASTEAEDSDSQSDSDSAPNSKSKSQQPKSETKQKKFVAKDAPASDNSSGDEDGDGDDGSSNEDDDAHSGSDDGLGTGVNRMKSKRNDPEAFATSISKMLSSKLPTSKRADPIVARSAVAAENAKQLVDTALEAKARKRLREQKRLAMEKGRVRDVLVPSTKRTLNLQTGEIEEELEDGAETTGQLLATERRLRKVAQRGVVKLFNAVRAAQVKASEAERVVRKEGMVGVKRKEEKITEMSRKGFLDLIANGGGGLKKGGLEEA; this comes from the coding sequence ATGGCAGGATCATCATTAAAGAAGCGCTCCTTCAGCGACGGCCCCAAGGGCAAGGCACAAAGACCAACCAAGAAGCAGAGACAAGTCGCCGCATACCACAGCAGctccgaggaagaagactcCGAGAATGACGAAGGCGGTGCCATTCCCTCCAACCTGCTCGATTCGGACGAAGAGGATCTAGACAACCTCGAGGCCGACGACGGCGCCTCCACCGAAGCCGAAGACTCAGATTCCCAGTCCGACAGCGATTCGGCGCCAAATTCCAAGTCCAaatcccaacaaccaaaatCAGAGACAAAACAGAAGAAATTTGTCGCCAAAGATGCGCCAGCTTCAGATAACTCCTCCGGCGAcgaggatggcgatggcgatgacggATCTTCAaacgaggacgacgacgccCACAGCGGCAGCGACGATGGGCTTGGCACAGGCGTGAACCGCATGAAGTCGAAGCGCAACGACCCAGAAGCCTTCGCGACGTCCATCTCCAAGATGCTATCCAGTAAACTCCCTACCTCCAAGCGCGCCGATCCAATTGTAGCGCGCAGCGCGGTAGCGGCGGAGAATGCGAAGCAGCTGGTGGACACTGCGCTCGAGGCCAAAGCACGCAAGAGATTGCGCGAGCAGAAGCGGTTGGCGATGGAGAAGGGCCGCGTGAGAGATGTGTTGGTACCTAGCACCAAGCGCACACTGAACCTGCAAACGGgcgagattgaggaggaacTTGAGGATGGTGCTGAGACAACTGGCCAGCTTTTGGCgacggagaggaggttgagaaagGTTGCGCAACGTGGTGTGGTCAAACTTTTCAATGCCGTGCGCGCAGCTCAGGTCAAGGCTTCGGAGGCGGAAAGGGTGGTCAGAAAGGAGGGTATGGTGGGTGTtaagaggaaggaggagaagattaCCGAGATGAGCAGGAAAGGCTTCCTGGACCTCATTGCGAatgggggtggagggttgaagaagggtggcttggaggaggcaTAG
- a CDS encoding uncharacterized protein (EggNog:ENOG503PYBT) — protein sequence METLAPTTTGVLTLNPSCLATTNLWVDELCTRPAYGDGRCTRYNLGIGEGCSMRAAGATGHDERIAFSDCPVGMTPAWSFTGTELQDVSLATSYCCPTGFDFSVSTTSWPGSGTLRATCIAESIERLSGQTLTLNQNTYRVETSGRSTITIRATTTTAAYDYDQDKIFAQAATIWKYIYPGAETTSTCYGIACNPSNPLPQPPEKTPPPSTFTYTPPPPFPATQFTPDPSCLAESNFWQVSTYCWMSWPNPSPDWLRCTHTGFGEPNTYLHPECFPSATVAPQSAENPDIQTWYSECPVGYSVAKTFTSGRFDLPTFVFSEPSPTKTYDVTATGLACCPSGKYHFEYRRIETSITSHNGRRETVSLYIMPSCIATRVSALSGKGIAMKEWYNTAVYDKKRDLGERQANHDAEATITDAWNMDNTLYAQAIHLGYTVFRDQYTCYTNCDEYFYNSFRDVVPNTYKTWSPPTTTTTSTSTSNGSSSTGDGGGDNGDGEGGNGEEVVSTSSTAGAAEQVGRSGSIIITLVTVVTVVMGLGA from the exons ATGGAAACTCTTGCGCCCACCACAACGGGTGTCCTTACCCTCAACCCATCCTGTCTCGCGACGACCAACCTATGGGTGGATGAACTTTGCACACGTCCCGCTTATGGTGATGGACGATGCACTCGTTACAATCTAGGCATAGGCGAGGGTTGCTCCATGAGGGCTGCTGGCGCCACTGGCCATGATGAAAGAATTGCTTTCAGTGACTGCCCGGTTGGCATGACCCCAGCCTGGTCGTTCACTGGAACAGAGTTGCAAGATGTTTCCCTCGCCACCAGCTACTGCTGCCCGACCGGTTTTGACTTTTCTGTCTCAACCACCTCATGGCCAGGCTCAGGGACCTTGCGAGCTACTTGCATTGCCGAGTCGATTGAGCGGCTTTCGGGTCAAACGCTCACTCTGAACCAGAATACATATCGGGTAGAGACGTCTGGGAgatccaccatcaccattcGTGCCACGACCACGACCGCGGCATACGACTATGACCAAGACAAGATATTTGCCCAAGCAGCAA CCATCTGGAAATACATCTACCCCGGTGCTGAGACGACATCAACATGCTATGGCATTGCTTGCAACCCAagcaaccccctcccacaaccccctgagaaaacaccccctccctccaccttcacctacacaccccctccccccttcccagcaACCCAATTCACCCCCGACCCGTCCTGCCTCGCCGAGTCCAACTTCTGGCAAGTCTCAACCTACTGCTGGATGTCCTggcccaacccctcccccgactGGCTCCGCTGCACCCACACCGGCTTCGGCGAACCAAACACCTACCTCCACCCAGAATGcttcccctccgccaccgtAGCCCCCCAATCCGCCGAGAACCCCGACATCCAAACCTGGTACTCGGAGTGCCCGGTCGGCTACTCCGTCGCAAAAACCTTCACCTCGGGCCGCTTCGACCTCCCAACCTTCGTCTTCAGCGAGCCCTCACCCACCAAAACCTACGACGTAACCGCCACGGGCCTAGCCTGCTGCCCCTCGGGTAAATACCACTTCGAGTACCGCCGCATCGAAacctccatcacctctcACAACGGGAGGCGCGAGACCGTCTCCCTCTACATCATGCCCTCCTGCATCGCCACCCGCGTCTCGGCTCTCTCGGGGAAGGGGATAGCAATGAAGGAGTGGTACAACACAGCCGTCTACGACAAGAAGCGAGACTTGGGGGAGCGGCAGGCCAACCACGACGCAGAAGCTACCATCACCGATGCGTGGAACATGGATAATACCTTGTATGCACAGGCGATTCATCTCGGCTACACCGTCTTTCGCGATCAGTACACGTGCTACACCAACTGCGACGAGTATTTTTACAATTCCTTCAGGGATGTCGTGCCAAATACGTACAAGACTTGGAGCCcgccaacgacgacgactacTTCGACGAGTACTTCTAATGGTTCGTCGTCTACTGGAGACGGTGGCGGTGAtaatggtgatggtgagggagggaatggggaggaggtggtgtctACCAGCTCGACAGCTGGTGCTGCTGAGCAAGTGGGACGGTCGGGGAGTATTATCATTACTTTGGTGACTGTGGTGACGGTAGTTATGGGGTTGGGTGCTTGA
- the CTR3_1 gene encoding Copper Transporter integral membrane protein that functions in high affinity copper transport (EggNog:ENOG503P3B6; COG:P) codes for MAAACIAVLLLALLLEGLRRLTREYDRHLLRHHAHKCPHHQHHGHPGEIILIDTEPVPPHPVGRRMTPSSSLRPLTAEQSRVASAVNLNAAHGEGIGQVDGQCASRPRRQKEESHHTGGEHERKEGCEGYRPGFCEQFLRALLHLVNFVVAYLLMLMGMYYNGFVLFSIFFGVFLGYLLFHWTRVGKHDSKRCGELEDVTVCCG; via the exons ATGGCAGCAGCCTGCatcgccgtcctcctcctcgcccttttGCTAGAAGGTCTCCGGCGCCTGACTCGGGAATACgaccgccacctcctccgtcaccACGCCCACAAAtgcccccatcaccaacatcacgGCCATCCCGGTGAGATAATCTTGATAGATACAGAACCTgtccctccccatcctgtaggaaggaggatgacgCCCTCGTCGTCTCTGAGGCCTCTGACGGCGGAGCAGTCGAGGGTGGCAAGTGCGGTTAATCTGAATGCGGCACATGGGGAGGGGATAGGACAAGTGGACGGGCAGTGTGCGAGCAGGCCGCGGCggcagaaggaggagagtcATCATACTGGGGGTGAACACGAGAGAAAGGAAGGGTGCGAGGGTTATAGGCCGGGGTTTTGTGAGCAGTTTTTGAGGGCGTTGTTGCATTTGGTTAACTTTGTGGTGGCTTATTTGTTGATGCT GATGGGGATGTACTATAATGGGTTTGTGCTGTTCTCGATTTTCTTTGGGGTGTTTTTGGGGTATTTGTTGTTTCACTGGACGAGGGTGGGGAA ACATGACAGTAAGCGGTGTGGCGAGTTGGAGGATGTGACTGTTTGTTGTGGGTGA
- a CDS encoding uncharacterized protein (EggNog:ENOG503P0Q7; COG:S): protein MPGWKYAFSLSREAVKAATPPGTVRLIEPTATVVIPEGGVTTTDRFSKYPLPTPDPADPLNWAPWRKLACISTVSLYAFVSNFISACIAPALPVWNLEFPEDQRKIEELMQFVAYNILLLGFGNVFLVPVANIFGRRAIVLISALILFISTAVGATTSNFVGILVVRCFQGFGSSASETVVPAVVGEMYFVHERGRWMAFYTAALASGSVVGGISGGYIAVRLGWFQVFWVSAVLAGITFLCSVLFVPETIYERGAHCLPIQRNLPRPSRYWPRTPAPYLSLVTLPSMRMTLPSRFRYTGELDPTYTWYQPSSSGDLSSSTAMTPTRLSKQVRSSRATGPGNFSYHPYTFSDSLKFGMYRGRIKYQFMKPWYTLRLPATWIAMLQYGGLVGAVAVISTIGPQLLILPPYDWGADTGLLFIGALIGIVFGAITTALLADRRLKAFAKKQDHGYAEPETRLPIMLPALALGTGGLLVFGFCAQYPGEYQWIGLQVAYGMVAFALTQVPSLWFSYLIDAYNQLASDCFAMICILRGMVPFIWLLFVIQWIERDGYLVPFGGFTVIMGVFSLLIVPILWAGKRMRIATARYVVGNQ from the exons ATGCCCGGCTGGAAATATGCCTTCTCCCTCAGCAGAGAAGCCGTCAAGGCCGCCACACCCCCGGGAACGGTACGGCTGATCGAGCCCACGGCCACGGTCGTCATTCCAGAGGGAGGCGTGACAACAACGGATCGTTTCTCAAAgtaccccctcccaaccccagacCCGGCAGACCCCCTGAACTGGGCCCCGTGGAGGAAGCTGGCGTGCATCAGCACCGTCTCTCTGTACGCCTTTGTGAGCAATTTCATCTCGGCTTGCATCGCGCCTGCGTTGCCGGTGTGGAATCTGGAGTTTCCCGAGGATCAGAGGAAGATTGAGGAGTTGATGCAGTTTGTTGCG TACAATATTCTCCTGTTGGGGTTTGGAAATGTATTTCTCGTGCCGGTGGCGAATATCtttgggaggagggccaTTGTCCTTATTTCGGCGCTCATTCTGTTCATCTCCACGGCTGTCGGGGCGACAACCTCCAACTTTGTTGGCATCTTGGTTGTGAGATGCTTTCAGGGATTTGGGAGTAGTGCGTCCGAGACGGTGGTaccggcggtggtgggggagatgtATTTTGTGCatgagagggggaggtggatg GCGTTCTACACAGCAGCCCTAGCAAGCGGCTCCGTCGTGGGCGGTATATCAGGCGGCTACATCGCTGTCAGGCTGGGTTGGTTCCAAGTCTTTTGGGTCAGCGCTGTTCTGGCGGGCATCACGTTCTTGTGTTCGGTCTTGTTCGTCCCGGAAACGATCTACGAACGTGGAGCCCACTGCTTGCCAATCCAGAGGAATCTTCCCCGACCATCGAGGTACTGGCCCCGGACACCTGCGCCGTACCTCAGTCTGGTTACTTTGCCatcgatgaggatgacgctGCCGTCGAGGTTTCGGTATACCGGGGAGTTAGACCCGACGTATACATGGTATCAGCCGTCATCTTCTGGGGACCTCAGCAGCTCCACTGCCATGACACCCACTAGATTGTCAAAGCAGGTCAGGTCGTCGAGAGCAACGGGCCCGGGGAACTTCTCCTACCACCCTTATACCTTTTCTGATTCGCTCAAGTTTGGGATGTACAGAGGTAGAATCAAGTACCAGTTTATGAAGCCGTGGTATACCCTCCGGCTGCCAGCCACGTGGATTGCCATGCTGCAGTATGGTGGCTTGGTCGGTGCTGTGGCCGTCATCTCCACCATCGGACCTCAGTTGCTCATTCTTCCACCATATGACTGGGGCGCGGATACGGGGCTTTTGTTCATAGGCGCGTTGATTGGTATAGTCTTTGGCGCTATCACCACTGCCCTCCTAGCAGACCGCCGGTTGAAGGCTTTTGCGAAGAAGCAAGACCACGGTTATGCCGAGCCGGAGACGAGACTGCCGATTATGTTGCCTGCTCTGGCGTTGGGGACGGGTGggctgttggtgtttgggttcTGCGCGCAGTATCCGGGGGAGTACCAGTGGATTGGGCTTCAGGTGGCGTACGGGATGGTGGCTTTTGCGTTGACGCAGGTGCCGAGTTTGTGGTTCAGTTAT CTCATTGACGCGTACAACCAGCTCGCCAGTGACTGCTTTGCCATGATCTGTATCTTGAGAGGAATGGTGCCATTCATTTGGTTGCTGTTTGTCATTCAGTGGATTGAGAGGGATGGGTATTTGGTTCCGTTTGGAGGTTTTACGGTGATTATGGGGGTATTTTCGTTGTTGATTGTGCCGATATTGTGGGcggggaagaggatgaggattgCTACGGCGAGGTATGTGGTTGGGAATCAGTga
- a CDS encoding uncharacterized protein (EggNog:ENOG503NZ3R; COG:L) yields the protein METETARSPVGTLMPQTIYTQKALKLQARRIRKGTHSCWECKRRKIRCTFAAPGDAICIGCHRRGTDCRSQDLPEELSTPADRTRQMGDRIIRVETLIEQLVKKIGGDPSAVQALLKPAKASVVVKDDGSTGSESSHQFGILDAPQEGLDLEDESLGVQRPNPAECLAKLRPDDGKHGRLSEALHSAYPSRQDLDTIYGLGGNKASLFALALTSADPASGLGGNSDPKVVFGIPPRDLHPVLVARHMLVLCLSLQYTHRNAYTDLPPDCETPRTIMRRLADTAIRLVTTNDEMLSSIESLHCILLEGLFQMNCGNLRRAWLAFRRAITVGQLMGIHRSYQHRPLRILDASMPVAPQHLFHRLVCADAVVSLMLGLPQGAMEAAVASRVHLPGDDAPVNKLERLQMGVAARILERNESDPSFHEYASTKALDLELQKMAGELPGRWWLPPSLIGAGNDVREMLGRMWQLMRQVFHYNLLNQLHLPYMLLRSSKQSLDPSNSSYSRDVCVTASRELLTRFVLFRAQDNVAFCCRAVDFYALMAAMTLLLAHLQGHCQPPDHSILAHQRLGDLGLVEGYLENMDAFNKVNADALSEKSAGLIRRLMAIEADAANGRRKYDTQAVHRSSSESVTTPSRQNVLRVFIPYYGVVKIVATDEVISKEAVTSDAAGSATAVTGPDAPSSAALMPQSAFERQPSQTPNQEQQLYGNMVQSQQSSQDLFVGGPDLSSLPAQHGSGHLQPEHDSYLYPALTAGVDDWAFQGVDMAFFDSLMRSRDNTGAGLGPGYIRDPPTGYCDWETQ from the exons ATGGAAACCGAAACGGCTCGCTCACCTGTCGGCACCCTGATGCCACAGACCATATACACACAGAAAGCACTCAAACTGCAGGCCCGCAGAATTCGGAAAGGGACACACAGCTGCTGGGAATGCAAGCGGAGAAAGATCCGATGCACCTTTGCTGCTCCGGGTGATGCTATCTGCATCGGATGTCATCGTAGGGGCACCGACTGCAGAAGCCAGGATCTTCCTGAGGAACTTTCAACCCCAGCGGATCGAACACGTCAGATGGGAGACCGAATCATTCGGGTTGAGACGTTGATTGAGCAGTTGGTCAAGAAGATTGGAGGTGATCCATCCGCTGTGCAGGCACTGTTGAAACCCGCAAAGGCTTCTGTGGTAGTCAAAGATGATGGATCAACTGGCTCGGAATCAAGCCACCAGTTTGGTATTCTTGATGCTCCTCAG GAAGGGCTGGATCTCGAAGATGAAAGTCTCGGTGTTCAACGCCCAAATCCTGCCGAGTGTCTCGCCAAGCTACGACCTGACGATGGCAAGCACGGCCGACTCTCCGAAGCACTGCATTCGGCATACCCATCTCGACAGGACCTTGACACTATCTACGGGCTCGGCGGAAACAAAGCTAGCTTGTTTGCCTTGGCATTGACCAGTGCCGACCCTGCGTCAGGCCTCGGCGGAAACAGTGACCCAAAAGTCGTGTTTGGAATTCCGCCCCGAGATCTCCATCCGGTCCTGGTAGCTCGACACATGCTTGTTCTTTGCCTGTCTCTACAGTACACCCACAGGAATGCATACACAGATCTCCCGCCTGACTGCGAAACTCCACGGACCATCATGCGGAGGCTAGCGGACACGGCAATCAGGCTCGTTACCACCAACGATGAAATGCTTAGCTCCATTGAGTCGTTGCATTGTATCCTGCTAGAGGGCTTATTCCAGATGAACTGCGGGAACCTACGCCGAGCCTGGCTGGCCTTCCGCCGCGCTATAACGGTCGGCCAGTTGATGGGTATTCATCGAAGCTACCAGCACCGGCCTCTGAGAATTCTCGACGCTTCGATGCCAGTGGCTCCCCAACACCTCTTTCATCGTCTTGTATGTGCAGATGCTGTTGTGTCCCTCATGCTTGGCCTTCCGCAAGGCGCAATGGAAGCAGCAGTGGCTTCACGTGTCCACCTGCCGGGTGACGACGCCCCCGTCAATAAACTCGAACGTCTTCAGATGGGTGTCGCAGCTCGGATCCTGGAGCGGAATGAATCTGATCCAAGCTTCCACGAGTATGCATCCACCAAAGCCCTTGATCTGGAGTTGCAGAAGATGGCAGGGGAACTGCCGGGAAGATGGTGGTTGCCGCCCAGTCTCATTGGTGCCGGCAATGACGTGAGGGAGATGCTCGGGAGAATGTGGCAACTGATGAGGCAAGTATTCCACTACAACCTTTTGAACCAGCTTCATCTTCCATACATGTTGCTGCGATCCAGTAAGCAGTCTCTCGACCCGAGCAACTCTTCTTACAGCCGCGATGTCTGCGTCACCGCCTCGAGAGAGCTACTCACCCGCTTTGTCCTCTTCCGGGCCCAAGATAACGTCGCCTTCTGCTGCCGCGCTGTGGACTTCTACGCCCTCATGGCTGCCATGACGCTCCTTTTGGCACACCTGCAAGGTCATTGCCAACCCCCAGATCACAGCATTCTCGCCCACCAAAGACTTGGAGATTTAggcttggtggaggggtatCTCGAGAACATGGACGCGTTCAACAAAGTCAATGCGGATGCGCTAAGCGAGAAGAGCGCCGGTCTGATACGCAGGCTCATGGCCATCGAGGCTGACGCGGCCAACGGGCGGCGAAAGTACGACACCCAGGCCGTTCACCGGTCTAGCTCCGAGTCCGTCACCACGCCGAGCCGTCAAAACGTCCTCCGTGTGTTTATTCCGTACTATGGGGTGGTCAAGATTGTGGCTACCGATGAAGTCATTTCCAAGGAGGCGGTCACATCTGACGCCGCTGGTTCCGCCACCGCGGTAACTGGACCTGACGCTCCGTCGTCTGCGGCGTTGATGCCGCAGTCAGCGTTCGAGCGGCAACCCTCTCAGACACCTAACCAGGAGCAACAATTGTACGGCAACATGGTGCAAAGTCAACAAAGTTCTCAGGATCTTTTTGTTGGAGGTCCTGACTTATCTTCACTCCCAGCCCAACATGGTTCCGGCCACTTGCAGCCTGAACACGACTCGTATCTTTACCCTGCTCTCACGGCAGGAGTGGACGACTGGGCTTTTCAAGGGGTTGACATGGCCTTCTTTGACTCTTTGATGAGGAGTAGGGACAATACGGGAGCTGGATTGGGGCCGGGGTATATCAGGGATCCGCCGACTGGGTACTGTGACTGGGAGACGCAATGA